The following proteins come from a genomic window of Bubalus kerabau isolate K-KA32 ecotype Philippines breed swamp buffalo chromosome 20, PCC_UOA_SB_1v2, whole genome shotgun sequence:
- the SLC41A3 gene encoding solute carrier family 41 member 3 isoform X5: MKDLLTLVPPLVGLKGNLEMTLASRLSTAANTGQIDDPREQYRVVSSNLALVQVQAAVVGLLAAVAALLLGLASGQRLDVVEAQVLCGSSVLTASLAACALGTLMVCIVVGARKLGVNPDNIATPIAASLGDLITLSLLAVVSSFFYRHRDSQYLTPLVCVGFAALTPACVLIAKQNPPVVRILKFGWFPIVLAMLVSSLGGLILNKTLSQPQFRGMAVFAPIMCGVGGNLVAIQTSRISTHLHLWGTPGVLPLWMKKCWPSPCSTFCSSEINATSARVLLVLVVPGHLAFFSIVSLLESQSVPSERTFVLLYLLAGLVQVTVLLHLADVAVRLAWRRALDPDDHCIPYLTGLGDLLGTGLLALCFLAHGLLRTGVRPSGPLDPAPGPS; this comes from the exons ATGAAGGACCTGCTGACCTTGGTGCCGCCCCTGGTGGGCCTGAAGGGCAACCTGGAGATGACGCTGGCCTCGAGGCTCTCCACCGCG GCCAACACCGGGCAGATCGATGACCCCCGGGAGCAGTACAGGGTGGTGAGCAGCAACCTGGCCCTCGTGCAG GTGCAGGCTGCCGTGGTGGGGCTCCTGGCGGCCGTGGCGGCCCTGCTGCTGGGCCTGGCCTCGGGCCAGCGGCTGGATGTGGTGGAGGCCCAGGTGCTGTGCGGCAGCAGCGTCCTCACCGCCTCCCTGGCGGCCTGCGCCCTGG GGACGCTGATGGTCTGCATCGTGGTCGGCGCGCGGAAGTTGGGGGTCAACCCGGACAACATCGCCACGCCCATCGCGGCCAGCCTGGGCGACCTCATCACGCTCTCCCTGCTGGCTGTGGTCAGCAGTTTCTTCTACAGACACAGAG ACAGCCAGTACCTGACGCCGCTGGTCTGCGTCGGCTTTGCGGCACTCACCCCCGCCTGCGTCCTCATCGCCAAGCAGAACCCGCCCGTCGTGAGGATTCTCAAGTTCGGCTGGTTCCCCATCGTCCTGGCGATGCTCGTCAGCAG CCTCGGGGGGCTCATCTTGAACAAGACCCTGTCCCAGCCGCAGTTCAGAGGCATGGCAGTCTTTGCTCCCATCATGTGTG GTGTTGGTGGCAACCTGGTGGCCATTCAGACCAGCCGCATCTCCACGCATCTTCACCTGTGGGGCACGCCCGGGGTCCTGCCCCTCTGGATGAAAAAGTGCTGGCCCAGCCCCTGCTCCACGTTCTGCAGCTCAG AAATCAACGCCACGTCGGCCCGCGTCCTGCTGGTGCTCGTGGTGCCCGGCCACCTGGCCTTCTTCTCCATCGTCTCCCTGCTGGAGAGCCAGTCGGTCCCGAGCGAGAGGACCTTTGTGCTCCTGTACCTGCTGGCGGGCCTGGTCCAG GTGACCGTCCTGCTGCACCTGGCTGACGTGGCGGTCCGGCTGGCGTGGCGGCGGGCCCTGGACCCGGACGACCACTGCATCCCGTACCTCACAGGGCTCGGCGACCTGCTGGGCACTGGCCTGCTGGCACTTTGCTTCCTCGCCCACGGGCTGCTGCGGACTGGGGTGCGGCCAAGCGGCCCCCTGGACCCAGCACCTGGACCCTCCTAG
- the SLC41A3 gene encoding solute carrier family 41 member 3 isoform X6 → MVVTRLSLELCFQGGRLRGVRCKLARWPRGAPPEPAASIVGQVLVPVLLSGLGVVAAGLLMNRVQHWPVFTEMKDLLTLVPPLVGLKGNLEMTLASRLSTAANTGQIDDPREQYRVVSSNLALVQVQAAVVGLLAAVAALLLGLASGQRLDVVEAQVLCGSSVLTASLAACALGTLMVCIVVGARKLGVNPDNIATPIAASLGDLITLSLLAVVSSFFYRHRDSQYLTPLVCVGFAALTPACVLIAKQNPPVVRILKFGWFPIVLAMLVSSLGGLILNKTLSQPQFRGMAVFAPIMCGVGGNLVAIQTSRISTHLHLWGTPGVLPLWMKKCWPSPCSTFCSSEINATSARVLLVLVVPGHLAFFSIVSLLESQSVPSERTFVLLYLLAGLVQVTVLLHLADVAVRLAWRRALDPDDHCIPYLTGLGDLLGTGLLALCFLAHGLLRTGVRPSGPLDPAPGPS, encoded by the exons ATGGTGGTCACCCGGCTGAGCCTGGAGCTCTGCTTCCAGGGCGGGAGGCTGCGAGGCGTGCGCTGCAAGCTTGCCCGCTGGCCCCGGGGGGCGCCCCCCGAGCCCGCTGCCAGCATCGTGGGCCAGGTCCTGGTGCCGGTGCTGCTGTCCGGCCTGGGTGTGGTGGCAGCCGGGCTGCTGATGAACCGCGTGCAG CACTGGCCCGTGTTCACGGAGATGAAGGACCTGCTGACCTTGGTGCCGCCCCTGGTGGGCCTGAAGGGCAACCTGGAGATGACGCTGGCCTCGAGGCTCTCCACCGCG GCCAACACCGGGCAGATCGATGACCCCCGGGAGCAGTACAGGGTGGTGAGCAGCAACCTGGCCCTCGTGCAG GTGCAGGCTGCCGTGGTGGGGCTCCTGGCGGCCGTGGCGGCCCTGCTGCTGGGCCTGGCCTCGGGCCAGCGGCTGGATGTGGTGGAGGCCCAGGTGCTGTGCGGCAGCAGCGTCCTCACCGCCTCCCTGGCGGCCTGCGCCCTGG GGACGCTGATGGTCTGCATCGTGGTCGGCGCGCGGAAGTTGGGGGTCAACCCGGACAACATCGCCACGCCCATCGCGGCCAGCCTGGGCGACCTCATCACGCTCTCCCTGCTGGCTGTGGTCAGCAGTTTCTTCTACAGACACAGAG ACAGCCAGTACCTGACGCCGCTGGTCTGCGTCGGCTTTGCGGCACTCACCCCCGCCTGCGTCCTCATCGCCAAGCAGAACCCGCCCGTCGTGAGGATTCTCAAGTTCGGCTGGTTCCCCATCGTCCTGGCGATGCTCGTCAGCAG CCTCGGGGGGCTCATCTTGAACAAGACCCTGTCCCAGCCGCAGTTCAGAGGCATGGCAGTCTTTGCTCCCATCATGTGTG GTGTTGGTGGCAACCTGGTGGCCATTCAGACCAGCCGCATCTCCACGCATCTTCACCTGTGGGGCACGCCCGGGGTCCTGCCCCTCTGGATGAAAAAGTGCTGGCCCAGCCCCTGCTCCACGTTCTGCAGCTCAG AAATCAACGCCACGTCGGCCCGCGTCCTGCTGGTGCTCGTGGTGCCCGGCCACCTGGCCTTCTTCTCCATCGTCTCCCTGCTGGAGAGCCAGTCGGTCCCGAGCGAGAGGACCTTTGTGCTCCTGTACCTGCTGGCGGGCCTGGTCCAG GTGACCGTCCTGCTGCACCTGGCTGACGTGGCGGTCCGGCTGGCGTGGCGGCGGGCCCTGGACCCGGACGACCACTGCATCCCGTACCTCACAGGGCTCGGCGACCTGCTGGGCACTGGCCTGCTGGCACTTTGCTTCCTCGCCCACGGGCTGCTGCGGACTGGGGTGCGGCCAAGCGGCCCCCTGGACCCAGCACCTGGACCCTCCTAG
- the SLC41A3 gene encoding solute carrier family 41 member 3 isoform X3: METRQRRPEELGLLQALGAGSGPDSPRAAPTPPGPELSRETAWSIGSQVTLPFLFAGLGLSGAGILLHYFQHWPVFTEMKDLLTLVPPLVGLKGNLEMTLASRLSTAANTGQIDDPREQYRVVSSNLALVQVQAAVVGLLAAVAALLLGLASGQRLDVVEAQVLCGSSVLTASLAACALGTLMVCIVVGARKLGVNPDNIATPIAASLGDLITLSLLAVVSSFFYRHRDSQYLTPLVCVGFAALTPACVLIAKQNPPVVRILKFGWFPIVLAMLVSSLGGLILNKTLSQPQFRGMAVFAPIMCGVGGNLVAIQTSRISTHLHLWGTPGVLPLWMKKCWPSPCSTFCSSEINATSARVLLVLVVPGHLAFFSIVSLLESQSVPSERTFVLLYLLAGLVQVTVLLHLADVAVRLAWRRALDPDDHCIPYLTGLGDLLGTGLLALCFLAHGLLRTGVRPSGPLDPAPGPS, translated from the exons ATGGAGACCCGCCAGCGTCGGCCGGAGGAGCTGGGGCTGCTGCAGGCCCTCGGCGCAGGGAGCGGCCCCGACAGCCCGAGGGCGGCCCCCACGCCCCCGGGGCCCGAGCTCAGCAGGGAGACCGCCTGGTCCATCGGCAGCCAGGTGACCCTGCCCTTCCTGTTTGCAGGCCTGGGGCTGTCTGGAGCAGGCATCCTTCTGCACTATTTCCAG CACTGGCCCGTGTTCACGGAGATGAAGGACCTGCTGACCTTGGTGCCGCCCCTGGTGGGCCTGAAGGGCAACCTGGAGATGACGCTGGCCTCGAGGCTCTCCACCGCG GCCAACACCGGGCAGATCGATGACCCCCGGGAGCAGTACAGGGTGGTGAGCAGCAACCTGGCCCTCGTGCAG GTGCAGGCTGCCGTGGTGGGGCTCCTGGCGGCCGTGGCGGCCCTGCTGCTGGGCCTGGCCTCGGGCCAGCGGCTGGATGTGGTGGAGGCCCAGGTGCTGTGCGGCAGCAGCGTCCTCACCGCCTCCCTGGCGGCCTGCGCCCTGG GGACGCTGATGGTCTGCATCGTGGTCGGCGCGCGGAAGTTGGGGGTCAACCCGGACAACATCGCCACGCCCATCGCGGCCAGCCTGGGCGACCTCATCACGCTCTCCCTGCTGGCTGTGGTCAGCAGTTTCTTCTACAGACACAGAG ACAGCCAGTACCTGACGCCGCTGGTCTGCGTCGGCTTTGCGGCACTCACCCCCGCCTGCGTCCTCATCGCCAAGCAGAACCCGCCCGTCGTGAGGATTCTCAAGTTCGGCTGGTTCCCCATCGTCCTGGCGATGCTCGTCAGCAG CCTCGGGGGGCTCATCTTGAACAAGACCCTGTCCCAGCCGCAGTTCAGAGGCATGGCAGTCTTTGCTCCCATCATGTGTG GTGTTGGTGGCAACCTGGTGGCCATTCAGACCAGCCGCATCTCCACGCATCTTCACCTGTGGGGCACGCCCGGGGTCCTGCCCCTCTGGATGAAAAAGTGCTGGCCCAGCCCCTGCTCCACGTTCTGCAGCTCAG AAATCAACGCCACGTCGGCCCGCGTCCTGCTGGTGCTCGTGGTGCCCGGCCACCTGGCCTTCTTCTCCATCGTCTCCCTGCTGGAGAGCCAGTCGGTCCCGAGCGAGAGGACCTTTGTGCTCCTGTACCTGCTGGCGGGCCTGGTCCAG GTGACCGTCCTGCTGCACCTGGCTGACGTGGCGGTCCGGCTGGCGTGGCGGCGGGCCCTGGACCCGGACGACCACTGCATCCCGTACCTCACAGGGCTCGGCGACCTGCTGGGCACTGGCCTGCTGGCACTTTGCTTCCTCGCCCACGGGCTGCTGCGGACTGGGGTGCGGCCAAGCGGCCCCCTGGACCCAGCACCTGGACCCTCCTAG
- the SLC41A3 gene encoding solute carrier family 41 member 3 isoform X1 codes for MPRPPERFRDEPAGTGGPLRPSPGSTGSPRPPRPSPSPPPRWAGLGARVPRTRRHRSRRGKALCGPALPQLPPRGPILPQPPPESWSARPAGRHRTRGTLDWGGGSGLGLSGAGILLHYFQHWPVFTEMKDLLTLVPPLVGLKGNLEMTLASRLSTAANTGQIDDPREQYRVVSSNLALVQVQAAVVGLLAAVAALLLGLASGQRLDVVEAQVLCGSSVLTASLAACALGTLMVCIVVGARKLGVNPDNIATPIAASLGDLITLSLLAVVSSFFYRHRDSQYLTPLVCVGFAALTPACVLIAKQNPPVVRILKFGWFPIVLAMLVSSLGGLILNKTLSQPQFRGMAVFAPIMCGVGGNLVAIQTSRISTHLHLWGTPGVLPLWMKKCWPSPCSTFCSSEINATSARVLLVLVVPGHLAFFSIVSLLESQSVPSERTFVLLYLLAGLVQVTVLLHLADVAVRLAWRRALDPDDHCIPYLTGLGDLLGTGLLALCFLAHGLLRTGVRPSGPLDPAPGPS; via the exons ATGCCCAGGCCTCCCGAGCGCTTCCGGGACGAGCCGGCGGGGACAGGCGGGCCCTTACGTCCCTCCCCCGGGTCGACCGGCTCCCCGCGTCCGCCCCGGCcgagcccctccccacccccgcgcTGGGCGGGTCTCGGCGCCAGAGTCCCGAGGACCCGGCGTCACCGCTCGAGGAGGGGGAAGGCGCTCTGCGGCCcggccctcccccagctcccgCCCCGGGGCCCgatcctcccccagcccccgcccgAGTCCTGGTCCGCTAGGCCTGCGGGGCGGCACCGGACCAGAGGAACCCTGGACTGGGGCGGGGGCTCAG GCCTGGGGCTGTCTGGAGCAGGCATCCTTCTGCACTATTTCCAG CACTGGCCCGTGTTCACGGAGATGAAGGACCTGCTGACCTTGGTGCCGCCCCTGGTGGGCCTGAAGGGCAACCTGGAGATGACGCTGGCCTCGAGGCTCTCCACCGCG GCCAACACCGGGCAGATCGATGACCCCCGGGAGCAGTACAGGGTGGTGAGCAGCAACCTGGCCCTCGTGCAG GTGCAGGCTGCCGTGGTGGGGCTCCTGGCGGCCGTGGCGGCCCTGCTGCTGGGCCTGGCCTCGGGCCAGCGGCTGGATGTGGTGGAGGCCCAGGTGCTGTGCGGCAGCAGCGTCCTCACCGCCTCCCTGGCGGCCTGCGCCCTGG GGACGCTGATGGTCTGCATCGTGGTCGGCGCGCGGAAGTTGGGGGTCAACCCGGACAACATCGCCACGCCCATCGCGGCCAGCCTGGGCGACCTCATCACGCTCTCCCTGCTGGCTGTGGTCAGCAGTTTCTTCTACAGACACAGAG ACAGCCAGTACCTGACGCCGCTGGTCTGCGTCGGCTTTGCGGCACTCACCCCCGCCTGCGTCCTCATCGCCAAGCAGAACCCGCCCGTCGTGAGGATTCTCAAGTTCGGCTGGTTCCCCATCGTCCTGGCGATGCTCGTCAGCAG CCTCGGGGGGCTCATCTTGAACAAGACCCTGTCCCAGCCGCAGTTCAGAGGCATGGCAGTCTTTGCTCCCATCATGTGTG GTGTTGGTGGCAACCTGGTGGCCATTCAGACCAGCCGCATCTCCACGCATCTTCACCTGTGGGGCACGCCCGGGGTCCTGCCCCTCTGGATGAAAAAGTGCTGGCCCAGCCCCTGCTCCACGTTCTGCAGCTCAG AAATCAACGCCACGTCGGCCCGCGTCCTGCTGGTGCTCGTGGTGCCCGGCCACCTGGCCTTCTTCTCCATCGTCTCCCTGCTGGAGAGCCAGTCGGTCCCGAGCGAGAGGACCTTTGTGCTCCTGTACCTGCTGGCGGGCCTGGTCCAG GTGACCGTCCTGCTGCACCTGGCTGACGTGGCGGTCCGGCTGGCGTGGCGGCGGGCCCTGGACCCGGACGACCACTGCATCCCGTACCTCACAGGGCTCGGCGACCTGCTGGGCACTGGCCTGCTGGCACTTTGCTTCCTCGCCCACGGGCTGCTGCGGACTGGGGTGCGGCCAAGCGGCCCCCTGGACCCAGCACCTGGACCCTCCTAG
- the SLC41A3 gene encoding solute carrier family 41 member 3 isoform X4 — MPRPPERFRDEPAGTGGPLRPSPGSTGSPRPPRPSPSPPPRWAGLGARVPRTRRHRSRRGKALCGPALPQLPPRGPILPQPPPESWSARPAGRHRTRGTLDWGGGSGLGLSGAGILLHYFQHWPVFTEMKDLLTLVPPLVGLKGNLEMTLASRLSTAANTGQIDDPREQYRVVSSNLALVQVQAAVVGLLAAVAALLLGLASGQRLDVVEAQVLCGSSVLTASLAACALGTLMVCIVVGARKLGVNPDNIATPIAASLGDLITLSLLAVVSSFFYRHREPARREDSQVRLVPHRPGDARQQPRGAHLEQDPVPAAVQRHGSLCSHHVWCWWQPGGHSDQPHLHASSPVGHARGPAPLDEKVLAQPLLHVLQLRNQRHVGPRPAGARGARPPGLLLHRLPAGEPVGPEREDLCAPVPAGGPGPGDRPAAPG; from the exons ATGCCCAGGCCTCCCGAGCGCTTCCGGGACGAGCCGGCGGGGACAGGCGGGCCCTTACGTCCCTCCCCCGGGTCGACCGGCTCCCCGCGTCCGCCCCGGCcgagcccctccccacccccgcgcTGGGCGGGTCTCGGCGCCAGAGTCCCGAGGACCCGGCGTCACCGCTCGAGGAGGGGGAAGGCGCTCTGCGGCCcggccctcccccagctcccgCCCCGGGGCCCgatcctcccccagcccccgcccgAGTCCTGGTCCGCTAGGCCTGCGGGGCGGCACCGGACCAGAGGAACCCTGGACTGGGGCGGGGGCTCAG GCCTGGGGCTGTCTGGAGCAGGCATCCTTCTGCACTATTTCCAG CACTGGCCCGTGTTCACGGAGATGAAGGACCTGCTGACCTTGGTGCCGCCCCTGGTGGGCCTGAAGGGCAACCTGGAGATGACGCTGGCCTCGAGGCTCTCCACCGCG GCCAACACCGGGCAGATCGATGACCCCCGGGAGCAGTACAGGGTGGTGAGCAGCAACCTGGCCCTCGTGCAG GTGCAGGCTGCCGTGGTGGGGCTCCTGGCGGCCGTGGCGGCCCTGCTGCTGGGCCTGGCCTCGGGCCAGCGGCTGGATGTGGTGGAGGCCCAGGTGCTGTGCGGCAGCAGCGTCCTCACCGCCTCCCTGGCGGCCTGCGCCCTGG GGACGCTGATGGTCTGCATCGTGGTCGGCGCGCGGAAGTTGGGGGTCAACCCGGACAACATCGCCACGCCCATCGCGGCCAGCCTGGGCGACCTCATCACGCTCTCCCTGCTGGCTGTGGTCAGCAGTTTCTTCTACAGACACAGAG AACCCGCCCGTCGTGAGGATTCTCAAGTTCGGCTGGTTCCCCATCGTCCTGGCGATGCTCGTCAGCAG CCTCGGGGGGCTCATCTTGAACAAGACCCTGTCCCAGCCGCAGTTCAGAGGCATGGCAGTCTTTGCTCCCATCATGTGTG GTGTTGGTGGCAACCTGGTGGCCATTCAGACCAGCCGCATCTCCACGCATCTTCACCTGTGGGGCACGCCCGGGGTCCTGCCCCTCTGGATGAAAAAGTGCTGGCCCAGCCCCTGCTCCACGTTCTGCAGCTCAG AAATCAACGCCACGTCGGCCCGCGTCCTGCTGGTGCTCGTGGTGCCCGGCCACCTGGCCTTCTTCTCCATCGTCTCCCTGCTGGAGAGCCAGTCGGTCCCGAGCGAGAGGACCTTTGTGCTCCTGTACCTGCTGGCGGGCCTGGTCCAG GTGACCGTCCTGCTGCACCTGGCTGA
- the SLC41A3 gene encoding solute carrier family 41 member 3 isoform X2 translates to MPRPPERFRDEPAGTGGPLRPSPGSTGSPRPPRPSPSPPPRWAGLGARVPRTRRHRSRRGKALCGPALPQLPPRGPILPQPPPESWSARPAGRHRTRGTLDWGGGSGLGLSGAGILLHYFQHWPVFTEMKDLLTLVPPLVGLKGNLEMTLASRLSTAANTGQIDDPREQYRVVSSNLALVQVQAAVVGLLAAVAALLLGLASGQRLDVVEAQVLCGSSVLTASLAACALGTLMVCIVVGARKLGVNPDNIATPIAASLGDLITLSLLAVVSSFFYRHRDSQYLTPLVCVGFAALTPACVLIAKQNPPVVRILKFGWFPIVLAMLVSSLGGLILNKTLSQPQFRGMAVFAPIMCEINATSARVLLVLVVPGHLAFFSIVSLLESQSVPSERTFVLLYLLAGLVQVTVLLHLADVAVRLAWRRALDPDDHCIPYLTGLGDLLGTGLLALCFLAHGLLRTGVRPSGPLDPAPGPS, encoded by the exons ATGCCCAGGCCTCCCGAGCGCTTCCGGGACGAGCCGGCGGGGACAGGCGGGCCCTTACGTCCCTCCCCCGGGTCGACCGGCTCCCCGCGTCCGCCCCGGCcgagcccctccccacccccgcgcTGGGCGGGTCTCGGCGCCAGAGTCCCGAGGACCCGGCGTCACCGCTCGAGGAGGGGGAAGGCGCTCTGCGGCCcggccctcccccagctcccgCCCCGGGGCCCgatcctcccccagcccccgcccgAGTCCTGGTCCGCTAGGCCTGCGGGGCGGCACCGGACCAGAGGAACCCTGGACTGGGGCGGGGGCTCAG GCCTGGGGCTGTCTGGAGCAGGCATCCTTCTGCACTATTTCCAG CACTGGCCCGTGTTCACGGAGATGAAGGACCTGCTGACCTTGGTGCCGCCCCTGGTGGGCCTGAAGGGCAACCTGGAGATGACGCTGGCCTCGAGGCTCTCCACCGCG GCCAACACCGGGCAGATCGATGACCCCCGGGAGCAGTACAGGGTGGTGAGCAGCAACCTGGCCCTCGTGCAG GTGCAGGCTGCCGTGGTGGGGCTCCTGGCGGCCGTGGCGGCCCTGCTGCTGGGCCTGGCCTCGGGCCAGCGGCTGGATGTGGTGGAGGCCCAGGTGCTGTGCGGCAGCAGCGTCCTCACCGCCTCCCTGGCGGCCTGCGCCCTGG GGACGCTGATGGTCTGCATCGTGGTCGGCGCGCGGAAGTTGGGGGTCAACCCGGACAACATCGCCACGCCCATCGCGGCCAGCCTGGGCGACCTCATCACGCTCTCCCTGCTGGCTGTGGTCAGCAGTTTCTTCTACAGACACAGAG ACAGCCAGTACCTGACGCCGCTGGTCTGCGTCGGCTTTGCGGCACTCACCCCCGCCTGCGTCCTCATCGCCAAGCAGAACCCGCCCGTCGTGAGGATTCTCAAGTTCGGCTGGTTCCCCATCGTCCTGGCGATGCTCGTCAGCAG CCTCGGGGGGCTCATCTTGAACAAGACCCTGTCCCAGCCGCAGTTCAGAGGCATGGCAGTCTTTGCTCCCATCATGTGTG AAATCAACGCCACGTCGGCCCGCGTCCTGCTGGTGCTCGTGGTGCCCGGCCACCTGGCCTTCTTCTCCATCGTCTCCCTGCTGGAGAGCCAGTCGGTCCCGAGCGAGAGGACCTTTGTGCTCCTGTACCTGCTGGCGGGCCTGGTCCAG GTGACCGTCCTGCTGCACCTGGCTGACGTGGCGGTCCGGCTGGCGTGGCGGCGGGCCCTGGACCCGGACGACCACTGCATCCCGTACCTCACAGGGCTCGGCGACCTGCTGGGCACTGGCCTGCTGGCACTTTGCTTCCTCGCCCACGGGCTGCTGCGGACTGGGGTGCGGCCAAGCGGCCCCCTGGACCCAGCACCTGGACCCTCCTAG